From Micromonospora rhizosphaerae, the proteins below share one genomic window:
- a CDS encoding Stf0 family sulfotransferase yields the protein MHPDFDSYLICATPRSGSTLLCGLLDSSGVAGHPASYFNRKSLNEYADDWRIARPRDGRIDEAFVRAALTAGKTSNGVFGGRIMAETLPELISGLAAAASIPAVTDVDLLSAQLGQLRFVHLRRRDVVAQAVSWAKSLQTHFWHPGEAVAPGGQDPHYDEELIGRLVATIERSEADWTVWFASHSIVPCEVTYEELAADPLRTAQKVLDYLGLNVPPDRQLRVGHHRQADQLNADWITRFKSR from the coding sequence ATGCACCCAGATTTTGACTCGTACCTGATCTGCGCGACGCCGCGCTCGGGAAGTACTTTGCTGTGCGGTCTGCTGGACTCGTCCGGGGTTGCTGGCCACCCAGCCTCCTACTTCAATCGCAAGAGTTTGAACGAGTACGCCGACGACTGGCGTATAGCCCGACCGCGTGATGGACGGATCGACGAAGCGTTCGTTCGAGCGGCGCTAACCGCCGGCAAGACTTCGAACGGTGTCTTCGGCGGGAGGATCATGGCAGAGACGCTGCCGGAACTGATAAGTGGCCTTGCCGCCGCCGCATCTATACCAGCGGTGACGGATGTAGACCTATTGAGCGCCCAGTTGGGTCAACTCAGATTCGTTCACCTGCGGCGACGCGACGTCGTGGCCCAGGCGGTGTCGTGGGCAAAGTCACTGCAAACCCATTTCTGGCATCCGGGCGAAGCCGTCGCGCCCGGAGGTCAGGATCCTCATTACGATGAAGAGCTGATTGGTCGACTTGTCGCCACGATCGAGAGATCCGAGGCGGACTGGACAGTCTGGTTCGCCTCTCACAGCATCGTGCCTTGCGAGGTGACGTATGAGGAGTTGGCGGCAGATCCGCTCCGCACAGCACAAAAGGTGCTCGACTATCTCGGTCTGAATGTTCCGCCGGATCGGCAACTGAGGGTCGGGCACCATCGACAGGCCGATCAACTCAACGCAGACTGGATAACGAGATTTAAGTCTCGCTGA
- a CDS encoding dihydrofolate reductase family protein, with amino-acid sequence MAKVISTLFISADGVAEIDPDWHFPYFDENMGRAVGEDYDTADVLLIGRETYDSFAGAWPDREAAGGDDAPFAKQLGDVRKVVVSRQPLEFSWRNSELIKGDLLDAVTSLKADAGIRGILIPGSISVVQQLLAAGLVDELRLLVHPVAARKGRRLFDDGDAPYHLRMTATEAFPTGVIRVIYAPTEAPTKVGYDEVKDQVPGGK; translated from the coding sequence ATGGCAAAGGTCATCTCCACGCTGTTCATCTCGGCCGACGGTGTGGCCGAGATCGACCCCGATTGGCACTTCCCGTACTTCGACGAGAACATGGGCCGCGCCGTCGGCGAGGACTATGACACCGCTGACGTGCTGCTCATCGGCCGGGAGACCTACGACAGCTTCGCCGGAGCATGGCCCGACCGCGAGGCGGCGGGTGGGGACGACGCACCGTTCGCCAAGCAACTCGGGGACGTGCGCAAGGTGGTCGTCTCGCGCCAGCCGCTGGAGTTCTCCTGGCGCAACTCCGAGCTGATCAAGGGCGATCTCCTCGATGCCGTCACCTCGCTCAAGGCCGATGCTGGTATCAGAGGCATCCTCATCCCCGGCTCGATCTCCGTGGTGCAGCAGCTGCTCGCCGCGGGGCTGGTCGATGAGCTGCGCCTGCTGGTGCACCCGGTGGCGGCGCGTAAGGGCCGCAGGCTGTTCGACGATGGCGATGCGCCGTACCACCTGAGGATGACGGCGACTGAGGCGTTTCCGACGGGCGTAATCCGGGTGATCTACGCGCCGACCGAGGCACCCACCAAGGTCGGCTACGACGAGGTCAAGGACCAGGTGCCCGGCGGGAAATAG
- a CDS encoding ArsR/SmtB family transcription factor, whose product MEGVGTAKMPAISPLAGEPIKRADAERLAGVLKAFADPARLRLLSLIQSAPEGEASVSDLTAPLGLSQPTVSHHLRILTEAGLLEREKRGVWAYYRLVPSAIAAIADLLTPPRKRATKRAR is encoded by the coding sequence ATGGAGGGCGTGGGAACTGCAAAAATGCCTGCTATCTCGCCGCTTGCTGGCGAGCCGATTAAGCGTGCCGATGCCGAGCGGCTCGCGGGAGTGCTGAAGGCATTCGCCGACCCGGCCCGACTGCGACTACTCAGTCTGATCCAGTCCGCTCCGGAGGGCGAGGCGTCCGTAAGTGACCTCACCGCGCCGCTTGGTCTCTCCCAGCCGACCGTGAGCCATCACCTTCGGATCCTCACCGAGGCCGGCCTGCTCGAGCGCGAGAAGCGCGGCGTCTGGGCGTACTACCGCCTGGTGCCGTCCGCGATCGCGGCGATAGCCGACCTGTTGACGCCGCCCCGCAAGCGGGCGACGAAGAGGGCTCGCTGA
- a CDS encoding basic amino acid ABC transporter substrate-binding protein, giving the protein MRFHSAVRKAGLIVAIAALAASAGCAKKEEGEVQASGVKLIEKGKLTVCTHLPYAPFQSKDPSGKVVGFDVDVMDLVAKELGVEQAIVDTPFEGIKSGQDLNTGKCDAAAAGMTITEERQKVMNFSNPYFDATQAMLVKTGKPYKSLDDLKGKKLGVQAATTGRDYAKKFADEKGLQLVEFEDLAAEQQALANGQIEAAINDLPVWTEYIKEHPGGFEVAAEFDTGEQYGFSVKKDSNPELLKKINEVLAKAKQDGTYDKIYEKWIGKLPNS; this is encoded by the coding sequence GTGAGGTTCCATAGCGCCGTCCGCAAGGCTGGCCTCATCGTGGCGATTGCCGCCCTCGCAGCGAGCGCGGGATGCGCCAAGAAGGAGGAGGGCGAGGTCCAGGCGAGCGGGGTCAAGCTCATCGAGAAGGGCAAGTTGACCGTCTGCACCCACCTGCCGTACGCGCCGTTCCAGTCCAAGGATCCCAGCGGCAAGGTGGTCGGGTTCGACGTCGACGTGATGGACCTGGTCGCCAAGGAGCTGGGCGTCGAGCAGGCGATCGTCGATACGCCGTTCGAGGGGATCAAGTCCGGCCAGGACCTGAACACGGGCAAGTGTGACGCGGCCGCTGCCGGTATGACGATCACCGAGGAACGGCAGAAGGTGATGAACTTCTCCAATCCGTACTTCGACGCGACTCAGGCGATGTTGGTCAAGACCGGCAAGCCGTACAAGTCGCTCGACGACCTCAAGGGCAAGAAGCTCGGCGTCCAGGCCGCGACGACCGGCCGTGACTACGCCAAGAAGTTCGCCGACGAGAAGGGCCTGCAGCTCGTCGAGTTCGAGGACCTTGCCGCCGAGCAGCAGGCCCTGGCCAACGGCCAGATCGAGGCCGCCATCAACGACCTGCCGGTCTGGACCGAGTACATCAAGGAGCACCCGGGCGGATTCGAGGTGGCGGCCGAGTTCGACACCGGCGAGCAGTACGGATTCTCGGTGAAGAAGGACAGCAACCCGGAACTGCTCAAGAAGATCAACGAGGTGCTGGCCAAGGCCAAGCAGGACGGCACGTACGACAAGATCTACGAGAAGTGGATCGGCAAGCTGCCGAACTCGTGA
- a CDS encoding amino acid ABC transporter permease, whose protein sequence is MKLRRRQRERLSLWLQYLAFVAIIAVVIFAADWGRLRDAFFRVDIIESMFPTIITVALRNTILYTLGAFAFGLVFGTLLALMRLSRVAPYRWVATAYIELFRGLPALLVLFLVGYGIPIAFPEREIPGGVFGSITIGLGLTAAAYMAETIRAGIQAVPKGQMEAARTLGMSHFTAMRTIVIPQAFRIVIPPLTNELILLTKDSSLAYVLGVTAQTIEVTKFGRDTLNDRVNATPLLVAGFTYLVITLPLSQVVRRLELRYAKAR, encoded by the coding sequence GTGAAGCTGCGACGCCGCCAGCGAGAGCGGCTGTCCCTCTGGCTCCAGTACCTGGCCTTTGTCGCCATCATTGCCGTGGTGATCTTTGCCGCGGACTGGGGCAGGCTGAGGGACGCGTTCTTCCGCGTCGACATCATCGAGTCGATGTTCCCGACGATCATCACCGTCGCGCTGCGCAACACGATCCTTTACACGCTGGGTGCGTTCGCCTTCGGCCTAGTGTTCGGCACCCTCCTCGCGCTGATGCGGCTGTCCCGGGTGGCTCCGTACCGCTGGGTGGCGACGGCGTACATCGAGCTGTTCCGGGGTCTGCCCGCGCTGCTGGTGCTCTTCCTCGTCGGGTACGGCATTCCCATCGCCTTCCCGGAGCGGGAAATTCCGGGCGGCGTGTTCGGGTCGATCACGATCGGTCTCGGGTTGACCGCCGCGGCGTACATGGCCGAGACCATCCGGGCCGGCATCCAGGCCGTGCCGAAGGGACAGATGGAGGCGGCGCGCACCCTCGGCATGTCGCACTTCACCGCGATGCGCACCATCGTCATCCCGCAGGCGTTCCGGATCGTGATCCCGCCGCTGACGAACGAACTCATCCTGCTCACCAAGGACTCGTCGCTCGCCTACGTGCTCGGCGTGACGGCGCAGACCATCGAGGTCACCAAGTTCGGTCGGGACACGCTGAACGATCGGGTGAACGCCACCCCGCTGCTGGTGGCCGGCTTCACCTACCTGGTCATCACCCTGCCCCTTTCTCAGGTGGTACGGCGCCTCGAACTCCGCTACGCCAAGGCTCGGTGA
- a CDS encoding amino acid ABC transporter ATP-binding protein: MTTTQPRPAVEIRDLHKSFGPLEVLKGIDFEVGHGEVVCVIGPSGSGKSTLLRCVNLLEEPTAGKIWVNGIEMTDPDVEIDSVRRGIGMVFQSFNLFPHLTVLGNLTIAQRRVLRRGRAEAERIARDNLERVGLTDKAGAFPAQLSGGQQQRAAIARSLSMDPKLMLFDEPTSALDPELVGDVLTVMRKLAEDGMTMMVVTHEMAFARDVADRVVFMDGGVVVEQGPPQEVLGAPRHERTRSFLSRVLDPTHVAQLGQPDQSAEPPEPPSLPADDRHNL, from the coding sequence ATGACGACTACCCAACCCCGGCCCGCCGTTGAGATCCGCGACCTGCACAAATCCTTCGGGCCGCTCGAAGTGCTCAAGGGCATCGACTTCGAGGTCGGCCACGGCGAGGTGGTTTGCGTCATCGGGCCGTCCGGGTCCGGCAAATCGACGCTGCTGCGGTGCGTCAACCTGCTGGAGGAGCCGACCGCCGGCAAGATCTGGGTGAACGGGATCGAGATGACCGACCCGGATGTCGAGATCGACTCGGTACGCCGCGGCATCGGTATGGTCTTCCAGTCGTTCAACCTCTTCCCGCATCTGACCGTGCTGGGCAACCTCACCATCGCCCAGCGCCGAGTGCTCCGGCGCGGCCGCGCCGAGGCCGAGCGGATCGCGCGGGACAACCTCGAGCGGGTCGGACTGACCGACAAGGCCGGCGCGTTCCCGGCGCAGCTCTCCGGCGGTCAGCAGCAGCGGGCGGCGATCGCCCGATCGCTGTCGATGGACCCGAAGCTGATGCTCTTCGACGAGCCGACCTCCGCGCTCGATCCGGAACTGGTCGGCGACGTCCTCACCGTAATGCGCAAACTGGCCGAGGACGGCATGACGATGATGGTGGTGACCCACGAGATGGCGTTCGCCCGGGACGTCGCCGACCGGGTCGTGTTCATGGACGGCGGCGTGGTGGTCGAGCAGGGGCCGCCGCAGGAGGTGCTCGGCGCGCCGCGGCACGAACGGACCCGCTCGTTCCTCTCTCGGGTCCTCGACCCGACCCATGTCGCGCAGCTTGGTCAGCCCGACCAGTCCGCCGAGCCACCCGAGCCGCCTAGCCTGCCGGCCGACGACCGCCACAACCTGTGA
- a CDS encoding NADP-dependent oxidoreductase produces the protein MPTFRTAVVRTSGGPGAIEIIDVPVVEPGLGEVRVEIAAAPVNPVDLGVASGFFHAMGLINQPEHTGLGWDFAGIVVATGPGVDLAVGTPVAGLVVGFDRDFGTYAEQLVVPAADLAVVPDGLDLVAASTVPLNGLAAAQIVDLLGDAPTGGNRLLVTGAAGAVGGYVASLAQDRGWWVTGLARAEDEEFVHSLGAGFTTHAEPGWDAVADGAALQEQGLALVRDGGAFVGVRPNAVPATERGITVAVVVTHPDGPRLGDLLARTASGELPARVHTVMPLDQVADAHRAMAKGGVRGRYVLQP, from the coding sequence ATGCCCACCTTCCGCACCGCCGTCGTCCGCACCTCGGGCGGACCTGGCGCGATCGAGATCATCGACGTTCCCGTCGTCGAGCCCGGGCTCGGCGAGGTCCGGGTGGAGATCGCGGCTGCACCGGTCAACCCCGTCGACCTCGGGGTCGCGAGTGGCTTCTTCCACGCCATGGGACTGATCAATCAGCCGGAGCATACCGGCCTGGGTTGGGACTTCGCCGGCATCGTCGTCGCCACCGGCCCCGGCGTGGACCTGGCCGTCGGTACCCCGGTCGCCGGTCTGGTGGTCGGGTTCGACCGCGACTTCGGCACCTACGCCGAGCAGCTTGTCGTGCCGGCCGCCGACCTCGCCGTCGTGCCCGACGGGCTGGACCTGGTCGCGGCGTCGACGGTACCGCTCAACGGGCTGGCTGCGGCGCAGATCGTCGACCTGCTCGGCGACGCGCCCACCGGCGGAAACCGACTGCTGGTGACCGGGGCGGCCGGCGCAGTCGGGGGGTACGTCGCCTCGCTCGCGCAGGATCGCGGCTGGTGGGTGACCGGCCTGGCCCGAGCCGAGGACGAGGAGTTCGTCCACAGCCTCGGCGCTGGCTTCACCACACACGCCGAGCCGGGCTGGGACGCGGTCGCCGATGGTGCCGCACTGCAGGAGCAGGGTCTCGCCTTGGTCCGCGACGGCGGGGCGTTCGTCGGCGTCCGGCCGAACGCCGTGCCGGCCACGGAGCGCGGGATCACCGTAGCCGTCGTGGTAACGCACCCAGACGGCCCGCGATTGGGCGACCTGCTCGCCCGCACCGCGTCCGGCGAACTGCCAGCCCGAGTGCACACGGTCATGCCGCTGGACCAGGTAGCGGACGCCCACCGGGCCATGGCCAAGGGCGGGGTGCGCGGTCGCTACGTGCTCCAGCCCTGA
- a CDS encoding winged helix-turn-helix transcriptional regulator: MPTQTAAQKRAQARADYDAFLAGCPSHQLVDRISDKWVALILAALGSDGPDRPRGDCVGDPRAMRYSELSRRLAGVSQKMLTQTLRSLERDGLVTRTVTPTVPVTVTYELTDLGLSLHHLMRGIKEWAEAHMDEVHANREQYDTRVA, from the coding sequence ATGCCAACGCAGACGGCGGCCCAGAAGCGGGCACAGGCGCGGGCGGACTACGACGCGTTCCTGGCCGGCTGCCCCAGCCACCAGCTAGTCGACCGGATCTCCGATAAGTGGGTCGCGCTGATCCTGGCCGCGCTCGGCAGCGACGGCCCGGACCGCCCCCGGGGCGACTGCGTCGGCGATCCGCGGGCGATGCGCTACTCCGAGTTATCCCGCCGGCTGGCCGGAGTCAGCCAGAAGATGCTCACCCAAACCCTGCGCTCCCTTGAGCGCGACGGCCTGGTCACCCGCACCGTGACGCCGACCGTGCCGGTGACTGTCACATATGAGCTGACCGACCTCGGTCTCTCGCTCCATCACCTGATGCGCGGCATCAAGGAATGGGCCGAGGCGCACATGGACGAGGTGCACGCCAATCGCGAGCAGTATGACACCCGCGTCGCCTGA
- a CDS encoding glycoside hydrolase family 3 protein, which yields MTLQEKVGQLFVVEVYGQDANSVSPAMAARNRALYGVDTPAQVIDKYKPGGVIYFDSRRGPDNVRNPRQIGTLSNGLQAAAVSQRQPIPLLISTDQEGGAVVFRLVAPATAMPGNMALGAARSTADAHRSAEVIGTELAAVGINQNYAPVADVNVNPANPVIGVRSVGEDPALVSGIVAAQVDGYHDGGVATVAKHFPGHGDTAVDSHFGLPEVTHTREQIEAIDLPPFRAAIDEGVDTIMTAHVVLRSVDPSGAPATMSEPILTGLLREELDYDGLIVTDALDMGGATSTYPPNVAPVEAFKAGADQLVLAPQMDVAYNAVLDAIRSGEISMRRLDESVYRILRLKMKRGLFDDPFVDVDLAEKVVGAPDHLADAQVITDHTTTLVKNDAGVLPLSDDPRNVLVTGWGVTTTSTLGNAIGQRGQTVTVRETGTTPSQATINQVVAEAANSDLVVVSTMNAASVSVTTGLPTASAAAQQALVKALLATGKPVVVSGMRNPYDISYLTEAPTYLATYGYTAAQLESLTRVLFGEVNPVGKLPVTIPRADGSGALYPFGHGLSYHG from the coding sequence ATGACATTGCAGGAGAAGGTTGGGCAGCTGTTCGTCGTCGAGGTGTACGGCCAGGACGCCAACTCGGTGTCCCCGGCCATGGCGGCCCGAAACCGGGCGCTCTACGGTGTGGACACCCCGGCCCAGGTCATTGACAAGTACAAGCCGGGCGGGGTCATTTACTTCGACTCCAGGCGCGGGCCCGACAACGTGCGGAACCCGCGGCAGATCGGCACGCTGTCCAACGGGCTACAGGCGGCCGCCGTCAGCCAGCGGCAACCGATTCCGCTGCTCATCTCCACCGACCAGGAAGGCGGCGCGGTCGTCTTCCGGCTCGTCGCACCGGCCACCGCGATGCCCGGCAACATGGCCCTCGGCGCGGCACGATCGACGGCGGACGCACACCGCTCGGCCGAGGTGATCGGCACCGAACTGGCGGCCGTTGGGATCAACCAGAACTACGCACCCGTCGCCGACGTCAACGTCAACCCCGCCAACCCCGTCATTGGCGTGCGGTCGGTCGGTGAGGACCCCGCCCTGGTGTCCGGCATTGTGGCAGCCCAAGTAGACGGGTACCACGACGGCGGTGTGGCCACGGTTGCCAAGCACTTCCCGGGGCACGGGGACACCGCAGTGGACAGCCACTTCGGCCTGCCAGAGGTCACCCACACCCGCGAGCAGATCGAGGCGATTGACCTGCCGCCGTTCCGGGCGGCCATCGACGAAGGCGTCGACACGATCATGACCGCGCACGTCGTGCTCCGGTCGGTTGATCCCAGCGGCGCACCGGCGACGATGTCCGAGCCCATCCTCACCGGGCTGCTGCGCGAGGAGCTCGACTACGACGGGCTCATCGTCACCGACGCCCTCGACATGGGCGGGGCGACGAGCACGTACCCGCCGAACGTCGCGCCGGTCGAGGCGTTCAAGGCCGGAGCCGACCAGCTCGTGCTGGCGCCGCAGATGGATGTCGCCTACAACGCGGTGCTCGACGCGATCCGCAGCGGCGAGATCTCCATGCGGCGCCTCGACGAGTCGGTCTACCGGATCCTGCGCCTGAAGATGAAGAGGGGTCTGTTCGACGATCCGTTCGTCGACGTCGACCTGGCGGAGAAGGTCGTTGGCGCGCCGGACCACCTCGCCGACGCGCAGGTCATCACGGATCACACCACGACGCTCGTGAAAAACGACGCCGGCGTGCTGCCGTTAAGTGATGACCCGCGGAACGTTCTGGTGACCGGCTGGGGCGTGACCACGACGAGTACGCTCGGCAACGCGATTGGCCAACGCGGACAGACCGTCACGGTCAGGGAGACGGGCACGACGCCCAGCCAGGCCACGATCAACCAGGTGGTCGCCGAAGCCGCAAACAGCGACCTCGTGGTGGTGTCCACGATGAACGCGGCCAGCGTCAGCGTCACCACCGGGCTGCCCACCGCGTCGGCCGCCGCTCAGCAGGCCCTGGTCAAGGCGCTGCTCGCGACGGGCAAGCCGGTCGTCGTTTCGGGGATGCGCAACCCCTACGACATCTCGTACCTCACCGAGGCGCCGACCTACCTTGCCACGTACGGCTACACGGCCGCCCAGTTGGAGTCGCTGACCCGCGTGCTGTTCGGGGAGGTCAACCCCGTCGGCAAGCTGCCCGTCACGATCCCGCGCGCGGACGGGTCGGGTGCCCTCTACCCCTTCGGGCACGGACTCAGCTACCACGGCTGA